The following are from one region of the Dreissena polymorpha isolate Duluth1 chromosome 2, UMN_Dpol_1.0, whole genome shotgun sequence genome:
- the LOC127869609 gene encoding uncharacterized protein LOC127869609 gives MPFARCSMASHVTFATNGSIAPAIQASEDPALLPRFDISHDFGLSDVSASEDIALTRTSEFEPFDLTRAEVQPPVVIDERNLPEPAVSDSVLTQPETIEYTVVDAGTKRGKPKLVSSDGYSFTFKKQTKKQAVWRCSVRRKAFMCTASVTQEGDIFQAKGTHTHAADPSMRKKVELKRNLKTAAVADVFAASRILVDDHMKVFEATDFNLPKPQTFTSILNRAREKHRPTDPSSLDLEVDTDFIGDGFLRGDVRVDGNVTSSSPATIS, from the exons ATGCCGTTCGCTCGCTGCAGCATGGCATCACATGTGACGTTTGCGACAAATGGCAGCATCGCACCTGCAATACAG GCATCCGAGGATCCTGCTTTGCTTCCACGGTTCGACATTTCGCACGATTTCGGATTGTCCGACGTGTCAGCGTCAGAAGACATAGCGCTCACCCGAACGTCCGAGTTCGAGCCTTTTGATTTGACAAGAGCCGAAGTGCAACCGCCCGTTGTAATCGACGAACG TAATCTTCCAGAGCCAGCTGTATCCGACAGTGTACTAACTCAGCCCGAAACCATAGAATACACCGTTGTAGACGCAGGAACCAAAAGAGGCAAACCAAAGCTAGTATCCTCCGATGGGTATTCATTCACGTTTAAG AAACAGACAAAGAAGCAAGCTGTGTGGCGATGCAGCGTGCGACGGAAAGCGTTCATGTGTACCGCGTCGGTCACGCAAGAGGGTGACATATTTCAAGCGAAAGGGACGCACACTCACGCTGCTGACCCTTCGATGCGGAAGAAAGTGGAATTGAAACGTAAT TTGAAGACAGCGGCCGTGGCTGATGTGTTCGCGGCCTCCCGTATACTGGTTGATGACCATATGAAAGTTTTCGAGGCCACAGATTTTAACCTGCCCAAGCCGCAGACATTTACGAGCATCCTCAACCGTGCCCGAGAAAAGCATCGGCCAACAGATCCATCATCACTTGACTTAGAG GTGGACACAGACTTCATCGGAGATGGTTTTCTACGCGGTGATGTGCGTGTAGACGGGAACGTCACCTCATCTTCGCCAGCGACGATCAGCTGA
- the LOC127866315 gene encoding monocarboxylate transporter 4-like, which produces MKMGMDNEVVPLLKKKDTHVNITANTEAQLLQKTGRVKKTKARQTAILGACMYMHLMSLGFTVALGVIYVELIRYFDTKRSLAATVQSLFQGLTFLGGIAFSPIVIRFGVGKCTMIASTCGALSLFISIWSVNIYMVIVCIGFFGGLCMSVNYLSAFVAVGWTFSGHRKAALAALTMATALGQIFLPNLIEALIEQYGWTGACMVASGLMLNSLPCGLILYFSKHTFQENVNNSSSSSLKVCTCSSKKDVAFIVFLIVCLIYPGWGAVESWFIVDLTVLRGYGRQAGTVLLSLLGIFGLLGRMMGTALLTVFPTLSMAVPLASVFQFFALGHFIVIYLETYNGMLVGCLIRGLSIGAIMCFQPSMLLELRGIDRFPRTVAICNCFTGIVQIISGYLGGTVADLTGGYDIAFYVATITAAVSGMCLIIVKCLINIGKKTNLQTE; this is translated from the coding sequence ATGAAAATGGGAATGGACAATGAAGTTGTCCCGTTGTTGAAGAAAAAGGATACACATGTTAATATTACAGCGAATACAGAAGCTCAACTACTTCAGAAGACTGGACGCGTTAAGAAAACAAAGGCTAGACAGACGGCCATTTTGGGGGCttgcatgtacatgcatttaATGTCGCTGGGGTTTACGGTCGCTCTAGGAGTAATATACGTCGAACTGATTCGTTATTTTGACACTAAACGTTCGTTGGCGGCTACTGTTCAAAGTTTGTTTCAGGGACTAACATTTCTGGGAGGAATAGCTTTTTCTCCTATTGTGATTCGGTTTGGTGTAGGAAAATGTACAATGATAGCATCTACTTGCGGAGCTTTGTCTTTATTTATAAGTATATGGTCAGTAAATATTTACATGGTTATAGTCTGCATCGGATTTTTCGGTGGTTTGTGTATGAGTGTTAACTATTTGAGCGCCTTTGTGGCAGTTGGCTGGACGTTTAGTGGACACAGGAAAGCTGCGCTAGCTGCTCTTACAATGGCAACAGCGCTAGGACAAATTTTTCTACCGAACTTAATTGAGGCACTTATAGAGCAGTATGGATGGACAGGTGCGTGTATGGTTGCAAGTGGCCTGATGCTTAACAGTCTTCCATGTGgacttattttatatttttcaaaacacaCGTTTCAGGAAAATGTgaacaacagtagcagcagttCTTTGAAAGTATGCACGTGTAGCTCAAAGAAGGACGTGGCATTCATCGTGTTCCTTATAGTCTGCCTCATTTATCCGGGCTGGGGGGCAGTGGAAAGTTGGTTTATAGTTGATCTTACGGTGCTGCGTGGATATGGTCGGCAGGCGGGCACGGTTTTACTGTCATTGCTCGGTATTTTCGGTCTACTAGGACGAATGATGGGGACAGCATTACTGACCGTCTTCCCAACGTTGAGCATGGCAGTACCTTTAGCAAGTGTTTTTCAGTTCTTTGCCCTCggacattttattgttatttacttgGAGACCTATAACGGTATGTTGGTCGGGTGCTTAATACGTGGCTTATCAATTGGGGCGATAATGTGTTTTCAACCAAGCATGCTCCTAGAACTCCGCGGTATCGACAGGTTCCCAAGAACAGTAGCAATATGCAATTGTTTTACCGGAATAGTTCAAATAATAAGTGGGTATTTGGGTGGAACGGTTGCTGACCTTACTGGGGGATATGATATTGCATTTTATGTCGCCACAATAACGGCTGCTGTGAGTGGGATGTGTCTTATCATCGTAAAGTGTCTTATTAACATTGGCAAAAAGACAAATCTACAAACTGAATGA